A genomic region of Dictyoglomus sp. NZ13-RE01 contains the following coding sequences:
- a CDS encoding LacI family transcriptional regulator, whose product MVKKNNKKKRVTIKDIAKEAKVSATTVSNVIHKNYDKVSPETVKRIEKIIREKQYVPNMSARALVKNSSKIIGVINTLIPVERGSFITDPFHTMLVGGIEKELSKRGYFTMLRTVSNDKELITLLKNWNLDGIILTGIFDDEFYHALKSHEIPMVLIDSYIDDEEILKVGLEDFKGGYIATKYLIEKGHKNILFISPKIREHGVLEERLKGYKKALEEACIPFNPENVWEHGATVDECIELGKKLSRRKDITAIFVTADIMAISIMKGLQEMGIRIPEDISIIGFDDLEISKLSTPKLTTVHQDIEKKGIISAEMLVNYLEGKEIKEKNVVLPVHLVERESVKEI is encoded by the coding sequence ATGGTGAAGAAGAACAATAAAAAAAAGAGAGTTACAATAAAAGATATTGCTAAAGAGGCTAAAGTAAGTGCTACTACTGTATCAAATGTAATTCATAAAAATTATGATAAGGTGTCTCCAGAGACTGTTAAAAGAATAGAAAAAATAATAAGAGAGAAACAATATGTACCAAATATGTCTGCAAGAGCTTTAGTAAAAAATTCTTCCAAAATAATTGGTGTAATAAATACCTTAATTCCAGTTGAGAGAGGAAGTTTTATTACAGATCCATTCCATACCATGCTTGTTGGTGGAATTGAAAAGGAGCTAAGCAAAAGAGGATATTTTACCATGTTAAGAACTGTTTCCAATGATAAAGAGTTAATAACTTTACTTAAAAATTGGAACTTAGATGGAATAATATTAACAGGAATATTTGATGATGAATTTTATCATGCTTTAAAGTCTCATGAAATTCCTATGGTTTTAATAGATAGTTATATAGATGATGAGGAAATCTTAAAGGTAGGATTGGAGGATTTTAAGGGAGGATATATAGCCACAAAATATCTGATTGAAAAGGGGCATAAAAATATTCTTTTTATTTCTCCAAAGATTAGAGAGCATGGAGTACTTGAAGAAAGATTAAAAGGGTATAAAAAAGCCTTGGAAGAGGCATGTATACCTTTCAATCCAGAAAATGTTTGGGAACATGGGGCTACTGTAGATGAGTGCATAGAACTTGGTAAGAAATTAAGTAGAAGGAAGGATATAACAGCTATTTTTGTAACTGCAGATATAATGGCTATAAGTATTATGAAAGGACTTCAGGAGATGGGTATAAGAATCCCTGAAGATATTTCTATTATAGGATTTGATGATTTAGAAATCTCAAAACTCTCTACTCCGAAGCTTACAACGGTCCATCAAGATATTGAGAAAAAGGGAATAATTTCCGCGGAGATGCTGGTTAATTATCTTGAGGGAAAGGAGATAAAAGAAAAAAATGTGGTTTTGCCTGTTCATCTTGTAGAAAGAGAAAGTGTAAAAGAAATATAG
- a CDS encoding polysaccharide deacetylase, with the protein MVRFYKMLYLFVVLFIMNISYARLEPDSLPYMSKIPFLNIPYKDKVIVLIYHQIDPKIQGPISVSPELFKSHMIYLKEMGFHPISSYAFERFLEGKGEIPENAILITFDDGYESFYKYAYPILKKFRFPAINFVIVSRIGTPGHLTWDEMKEMLRSGLITFGSHTYDSHYYALRDKWGHKSPVLITHIYYPETGYKEDDEEYKNRVRIDLQLSKILLEENLNTHIESLCFPYGAYNSEVLEIAKELGFKYFYTTINGINNVEIKEPYIVRRTPVGSYNMRITRLNLKLMRTAFYNENIWQIVRSYIESLSQKISDIFGKQEKVHPSFPPLKKTQNNKRKN; encoded by the coding sequence ATGGTAAGATTTTATAAAATGCTTTATTTATTTGTTGTTCTTTTTATCATGAATATCTCCTATGCGAGATTAGAACCTGATTCTTTACCTTACATGAGTAAAATACCATTTTTAAACATTCCATATAAGGATAAAGTGATTGTCCTTATATACCATCAAATTGATCCTAAAATACAAGGACCAATTTCTGTTTCTCCAGAACTTTTCAAATCTCATATGATTTACCTAAAAGAAATGGGATTCCATCCAATATCCTCCTATGCCTTTGAAAGATTTTTAGAAGGAAAAGGAGAAATCCCTGAAAATGCGATACTTATTACCTTTGATGATGGATATGAGAGTTTTTATAAATATGCATATCCAATTTTAAAAAAGTTTAGATTTCCTGCTATAAATTTTGTGATAGTATCGAGAATTGGAACACCTGGACACCTTACTTGGGATGAGATGAAAGAAATGCTAAGAAGTGGACTTATAACTTTTGGTTCCCACACATATGATTCACATTATTATGCCTTAAGAGATAAATGGGGGCATAAAAGTCCTGTCCTTATAACTCACATCTATTATCCTGAGACAGGCTATAAAGAAGACGATGAAGAATACAAAAATCGTGTCAGAATTGATTTACAGTTATCTAAAATACTGCTTGAAGAAAATCTAAATACTCATATAGAATCTTTATGTTTTCCCTACGGAGCATATAATTCTGAGGTTTTAGAAATAGCAAAGGAATTAGGTTTTAAATATTTTTATACTACCATAAATGGAATTAATAATGTAGAAATAAAAGAGCCATATATAGTAAGGAGGACTCCTGTAGGAAGTTATAATATGAGAATTACAAGATTAAACTTAAAATTAATGAGGACTGCCTTTTATAATGAAAATATATGGCAAATTGTTAGATCCTATATAGAATCATTATCTCAAAAAATCTCAGATATTTTTGGAAAACAAGAAAAAGTTCATCCATCTTTTCCGCCTTTAAAGAAAACTCAAAATAATAAGAGAAAAAATTAA
- a CDS encoding alpha-glucosidase, which produces MIREIESMLFRKGNRRIEIRFITDKIVNIFLTNKDERRKDTIAIERKEYAPSKYDVKEDEKFLILESSALKVRINKDDLTVAFLNKEDEVINEDYKEVEFNDEKVFCYKKLLDDHFYGFGEKAGYLDKKGEDFVMWNTDEFRTHNKTTNVLYASFPFFIGLSKKFTYGIFFDNSYRTYFDMGKKSEEYYFFGADGGQMNYYFIFGDNIKEVVENYTFLTGRMELPPLWALGYQQSRYSYEPAEKVLEIAKTFREKDIPCDVIYLDIHYMDGYRVFTWNKEGFSEPKKLLEELKKLGFKVVIIVDPGVKRDPDYKVYKEGIEGDYFVKDKYGITFVGKVWPGEACFPDFFQKRVRDWWGEKLIDFIKDGIDGIWNDMNEPSVFDTPNLTMPEDNIHILDGEKVLHKEVHNLYGLYMAIATKDALLKYKSNERPFILTRSGFSGIQRYSAIWTGDNRSLYEHLLMSFPMIMNMGLSGVTFAGADVGGFVGDCDGELFIRWLQAGIFIPFLRNHSALDTRNQEPWAFGEIYENIARKYIKMRYEFLPYIYDLFYIASKKGYPVMRPLVFEYQEDENTHNLYDEFLLGESFLVAPIYLPSKTKREVYLPKGVWYDYWQISKYEGEDYYLVDAPIDRIPLFVKEGSIIVKQEVGKNTEDVKESKIIEIYGGREGKYIHYEDDGKTMNYKNGEYNLYEIKFNLEESVLRIDIEKTHSGYQSGVKKFYINLRGFPPLKEIFINEKKFKSDERLEVLLKESF; this is translated from the coding sequence GTGATAAGAGAAATAGAAAGCATGTTATTTAGGAAAGGGAATAGAAGAATAGAGATTAGATTCATAACTGATAAAATTGTAAACATTTTCCTTACAAATAAAGATGAGAGAAGAAAAGATACAATAGCTATAGAAAGAAAAGAATATGCTCCTTCTAAATATGATGTGAAAGAGGATGAGAAATTTCTAATCTTAGAAAGCTCAGCATTAAAAGTAAGAATAAATAAGGATGATCTAACTGTTGCTTTTTTAAATAAAGAAGATGAGGTTATAAATGAAGATTATAAAGAGGTAGAATTTAATGATGAGAAAGTTTTTTGTTATAAGAAGCTTTTAGATGATCATTTTTATGGATTTGGAGAGAAAGCAGGTTATTTAGATAAAAAAGGTGAAGATTTTGTAATGTGGAATACTGATGAATTTAGAACTCATAATAAAACAACAAATGTTCTTTATGCATCCTTTCCTTTTTTTATTGGATTAAGTAAAAAATTTACTTACGGAATATTTTTTGATAATAGCTACAGAACGTATTTTGATATGGGAAAGAAAAGTGAAGAGTATTATTTCTTTGGTGCAGATGGTGGTCAAATGAACTACTATTTTATATTTGGTGATAATATAAAAGAAGTAGTTGAAAACTATACATTTTTAACAGGAAGAATGGAGCTTCCACCCTTATGGGCTTTAGGTTATCAGCAAAGTAGATACAGTTATGAACCTGCGGAAAAGGTGTTGGAGATTGCAAAAACCTTTAGAGAAAAGGATATTCCTTGTGATGTGATTTACCTTGATATTCATTATATGGATGGATATAGGGTTTTCACTTGGAATAAAGAAGGTTTTAGTGAGCCTAAAAAACTGTTAGAAGAATTAAAGAAATTAGGATTTAAGGTGGTAATCATTGTAGATCCTGGGGTAAAAAGAGATCCGGACTATAAAGTATATAAGGAGGGAATCGAAGGGGATTATTTTGTAAAGGATAAGTATGGTATCACTTTTGTTGGAAAAGTTTGGCCTGGAGAAGCCTGTTTTCCTGATTTTTTCCAGAAAAGGGTAAGAGATTGGTGGGGAGAAAAATTAATAGATTTTATAAAGGACGGTATAGATGGGATTTGGAATGATATGAATGAGCCATCAGTGTTTGATACGCCAAATTTGACGATGCCTGAAGACAATATTCATATCTTGGATGGTGAAAAAGTTTTACATAAAGAAGTTCATAATCTTTATGGTTTATATATGGCAATAGCAACTAAAGATGCACTTTTGAAATATAAATCAAATGAAAGACCATTTATCCTAACAAGATCCGGTTTTAGTGGAATACAGAGATACTCCGCAATATGGACAGGAGATAATAGAAGTTTGTATGAACATTTACTTATGTCCTTTCCCATGATTATGAATATGGGACTTTCTGGAGTTACTTTTGCTGGAGCGGATGTGGGAGGATTTGTTGGGGATTGTGATGGAGAGTTATTTATAAGATGGTTACAAGCTGGTATATTTATTCCCTTTTTAAGAAACCATTCTGCTTTGGATACAAGGAATCAGGAACCATGGGCTTTTGGTGAAATATACGAAAATATAGCAAGAAAATATATAAAAATGAGATATGAGTTTTTGCCCTATATTTATGACTTATTTTATATAGCAAGCAAAAAAGGTTATCCTGTAATGAGACCTTTGGTTTTTGAATATCAAGAAGATGAAAATACTCATAATCTATATGATGAATTTCTCTTAGGAGAAAGCTTTTTGGTAGCGCCAATTTATCTTCCCTCTAAAACCAAAAGAGAAGTTTATCTTCCCAAAGGCGTATGGTATGATTATTGGCAGATTAGTAAATATGAAGGGGAAGATTATTATTTGGTAGATGCTCCAATAGATAGAATACCATTGTTTGTAAAAGAAGGAAGTATAATAGTTAAGCAAGAAGTAGGAAAAAATACTGAAGATGTGAAGGAAAGTAAAATTATAGAGATATATGGGGGAAGAGAAGGAAAATATATTCATTATGAAGATGATGGAAAGACGATGAATTATAAAAATGGAGAGTATAATCTATATGAAATAAAATTTAACTTAGAAGAAAGTGTTTTGAGAATTGATATTGAGAAAACCCACTCTGGATATCAAAGTGGAGTTAAAAAATTCTATATAAATCTTAGAGGCTTTCCTCCTCTTAAAGAGATTTTTATCAATGAAAAGAAGTTTAAATCTGATGAAAGACTGGAGGTCTTATTAAAAGAATCTTTTTAA
- a CDS encoding RNA pseudouridine synthase, whose protein sequence is MDFNLKVIYEDNHLLVVEKPAGILVQGDSTRKITLLEIAKSYIKEKYKKPGNVFLGIVHRLDKNVSGVLVFARNSKSAGRLSQAFREHMVEKVYIALTEGNTTLKEGIWENYIFWDERNKKAVVFENEVTYSKKAITYFKVIEKRKELILWKLSPKTGRKHQLRAELSHIGCPIVGDVKYGSKVRFVENAIALHCYKIKFKHPVRDEIMEFKMDPPVAFYEKFGLFTLEI, encoded by the coding sequence ATGGATTTTAATTTAAAGGTAATTTATGAAGATAATCACTTATTAGTAGTGGAAAAACCAGCAGGGATATTGGTACAAGGTGACTCCACAAGAAAGATTACACTATTAGAAATTGCAAAGAGTTATATAAAAGAAAAATACAAAAAACCTGGAAATGTATTTCTTGGCATAGTACATAGATTAGATAAAAATGTGTCTGGCGTTTTAGTTTTTGCAAGAAATTCAAAATCTGCAGGTAGACTTTCCCAAGCTTTTAGAGAACATATGGTAGAAAAAGTATATATTGCCCTTACTGAGGGAAATACAACACTAAAAGAAGGAATTTGGGAGAACTATATCTTTTGGGACGAAAGAAACAAAAAAGCTGTTGTTTTTGAAAACGAGGTAACTTATTCAAAGAAGGCTATAACATATTTTAAAGTTATTGAGAAAAGAAAGGAATTAATACTATGGAAACTTTCCCCTAAAACAGGAAGAAAACATCAATTAAGAGCAGAACTTTCTCATATAGGATGTCCAATAGTAGGAGATGTAAAGTATGGCTCCAAAGTTAGGTTTGTAGAAAATGCTATAGCTCTTCACTGTTATAAAATAAAGTTTAAGCATCCCGTAAGAGATGAAATTATGGAGTTTAAAATGGATCCCCCAGTTGCCTTTTATGAAAAATTTGGTTTATTTACTCTTGAAATTTAG
- a CDS encoding alkaline phosphatase, whose amino-acid sequence MSRGKILLILLLLISLLTLSFAEVPKVKNVIFFIGDGMGLESVDLSRIILVGKDGYLDFEKAPYTGIAKTYSANTLVTDSAAAGTALATGFKTNNAWLSITPDGKPVKTLLEAAKELGKSTGLITTVTITHATPAAFGAHTTSRDELPVADQYAQFKSADIYMGGGLSYFLPKSNPKSKRNDERNLIEEFKQAGYEFVSTPEELKNAKAPNGKILGLFDYEYLPYFMDREFLKSKVPSLADMTRKALEVLSRNKNGFFVMIEGGKIDWANHAHDAACAAWETYEFNEAVKVALEFLQKNYNTLIIVTADHETGGIGLSTGKYEITPDVLKKQKLSCETLAGLVKGKSDSEIKEIFKDYVGIEDLKPEEIEKIKKGVTLDIANIISTRAQIGWTTTSHSGGSVPVYAFGRGAQYFTGVYDNTDIAKKIADLAGYTLSK is encoded by the coding sequence ATGAGTAGAGGTAAGATCCTTTTAATTCTTCTTCTCCTAATCTCCCTACTTACTCTCTCTTTTGCTGAGGTGCCAAAGGTTAAAAACGTAATATTCTTCATAGGTGATGGAATGGGCTTGGAAAGCGTAGATCTATCAAGGATTATCCTCGTAGGGAAAGATGGATACTTAGATTTTGAAAAGGCACCTTATACCGGCATCGCAAAAACCTATTCAGCAAATACCTTAGTGACTGATTCTGCTGCTGCAGGAACTGCTCTTGCAACTGGATTTAAAACCAACAATGCATGGCTAAGCATAACCCCAGACGGAAAACCTGTAAAAACTCTTCTTGAAGCTGCAAAGGAGCTTGGAAAATCAACAGGACTAATCACTACTGTAACTATAACCCACGCGACACCAGCAGCCTTTGGTGCCCACACAACATCAAGAGATGAACTTCCTGTAGCAGATCAATACGCCCAATTTAAATCAGCGGACATATATATGGGAGGAGGATTATCCTATTTTCTTCCAAAATCTAACCCAAAGAGTAAGAGAAATGATGAAAGGAATCTAATAGAAGAATTTAAGCAGGCAGGTTATGAGTTTGTTTCTACGCCAGAAGAGTTAAAAAATGCAAAAGCTCCTAATGGAAAGATTTTAGGACTATTTGATTACGAATATCTCCCATATTTTATGGATAGAGAATTTTTAAAGTCAAAAGTACCTTCTCTGGCAGATATGACAAGAAAAGCCTTAGAAGTTTTAAGTAGGAACAAAAACGGCTTCTTTGTCATGATCGAGGGAGGGAAAATTGACTGGGCAAATCATGCCCATGATGCTGCATGTGCAGCTTGGGAAACTTACGAGTTTAACGAGGCAGTAAAAGTTGCCTTAGAATTTCTCCAAAAGAACTATAATACATTAATCATAGTAACAGCAGACCATGAAACAGGAGGAATAGGGCTCTCTACTGGAAAATATGAGATAACTCCAGATGTTTTAAAGAAACAAAAACTATCTTGCGAGACTTTAGCAGGCTTAGTAAAAGGTAAGAGTGATTCTGAGATCAAAGAAATTTTCAAGGATTATGTAGGTATAGAAGACTTAAAGCCAGAAGAAATTGAAAAAATAAAGAAGGGAGTAACCTTAGATATTGCAAATATTATATCAACAAGAGCTCAAATTGGCTGGACTACAACATCCCACTCTGGTGGAAGTGTGCCTGTTTATGCTTTTGGAAGGGGAGCCCAATACTTTACAGGAGTTTATGACAATACTGATATTGCGAAAAAAATAGCTGATCTTGCTGGTTATACCTTATCAAAATAA
- a CDS encoding 50S ribosomal protein L11 methyltransferase, with the protein MKYIEISIKIKKEAEEALFNLLNELGTKGVSVVGEDILKGEYETIKSYFDEKVDADKLLEKIREGLQSISNYLDIGKIEINLNYTDEEDWANSWKKYYKPVEIGNIVITPTWENYEKEGKIVVEIDPGMAFGTGTHETTLMCIKALQDYLKPGMSVIDIGTGTGILAIVSKKLGADRVLAIDIDDIAVDIAKKNSALNKTPIEVIKGNLIEGIEERFDLVIANLTAELITKLIEKLHKILKENSICIFSGIIESRLKEVVDKLKENNINVIEIKEKNNWFLVVAKY; encoded by the coding sequence ATGAAATACATTGAGATAAGTATAAAAATAAAAAAAGAAGCAGAAGAAGCTTTATTTAATTTGTTAAATGAGTTAGGAACAAAAGGTGTGTCTGTTGTGGGAGAGGATATTCTTAAAGGCGAGTATGAAACTATAAAATCTTATTTTGATGAGAAGGTAGATGCTGATAAGCTTTTAGAAAAAATAAGGGAAGGACTTCAATCTATATCAAATTATCTTGATATTGGTAAGATAGAGATTAATCTAAACTATACTGATGAAGAAGACTGGGCAAACTCATGGAAAAAATATTATAAGCCTGTGGAGATTGGGAATATTGTGATAACCCCAACGTGGGAAAATTATGAAAAAGAGGGAAAAATAGTAGTAGAAATTGATCCAGGGATGGCTTTTGGTACAGGAACCCACGAAACAACTTTGATGTGTATAAAGGCTCTTCAGGATTATTTAAAACCAGGTATGAGTGTTATTGATATAGGAACAGGAACAGGAATTTTGGCAATTGTTTCAAAAAAACTTGGAGCTGATAGGGTATTGGCTATTGATATTGATGATATAGCTGTGGATATTGCCAAGAAGAATAGTGCTTTGAATAAAACTCCTATAGAAGTAATAAAAGGTAATTTAATCGAAGGAATAGAAGAAAGATTTGACTTAGTAATTGCTAATTTAACAGCAGAGCTAATTACAAAATTGATTGAAAAATTGCATAAGATACTCAAAGAAAATTCCATTTGTATATTTTCAGGAATAATTGAGAGCAGACTAAAAGAGGTTGTTGATAAATTGAAGGAGAATAATATTAATGTTATTGAGATTAAGGAGAAAAACAATTGGTTTTTGGTTGTGGCTAAGTACTAA
- a CDS encoding ABC transporter, whose protein sequence is MKKTGIIREFDLKRKEIKILYYLVYLVVLILVLIALTPIIWTILSGFKTLSEFVNEPSFLPKNFDYEKYIQTWRVLKFGRYYLNSFYVIIGSVIFAVIGNGLLAYSLSKVRPKGWSVVYSLVLWSLMVPNTIGLVPLFMNINRLGLQGTFVPLWLAFGANAFYVVLYKNFFDSIPQSLIEAARIDGANELNIFFRIVFPLSMPINTVITIFAINGAWSDFLLPYLVLNNTGKETVMVRLFQFRTSVATPVDIIRAVVFSLIPPIILFAFFQKYIMEGATHTGIHG, encoded by the coding sequence ATGAAAAAGACTGGAATAATTAGAGAGTTTGATTTGAAAAGAAAAGAGATTAAAATTTTATATTATCTTGTTTATTTAGTAGTTTTAATCTTAGTATTAATAGCTTTAACTCCTATCATTTGGACTATTCTTTCAGGTTTTAAAACTTTAAGTGAATTTGTTAACGAACCATCCTTTTTACCAAAAAACTTTGATTATGAGAAGTATATTCAAACGTGGAGAGTATTAAAATTTGGTAGATACTATTTAAATTCTTTCTATGTAATCATAGGTAGTGTAATATTCGCGGTAATTGGAAATGGTCTTTTGGCATATAGCTTGTCAAAAGTAAGACCAAAAGGTTGGAGTGTTGTATATAGTCTTGTGCTTTGGAGTTTAATGGTTCCCAATACTATAGGATTAGTTCCCTTATTTATGAATATCAATAGATTAGGACTTCAAGGAACTTTTGTCCCTTTATGGCTTGCCTTTGGAGCAAACGCTTTTTATGTTGTGCTTTACAAAAACTTTTTTGATTCTATTCCTCAATCTCTTATTGAAGCAGCAAGAATTGATGGTGCAAATGAGTTGAATATATTTTTCAGAATAGTCTTTCCTCTAAGTATGCCAATAAATACAGTAATTACGATTTTTGCTATTAATGGAGCATGGTCTGACTTTCTTTTACCATACCTTGTATTAAATAATACAGGAAAAGAAACAGTTATGGTAAGGCTCTTCCAATTTAGGACAAGTGTTGCAACACCAGTGGATATTATAAGAGCAGTTGTCTTCTCATTGATTCCACCTATTATTCTTTTTGCTTTCTTCCAAAAATATATAATGGAAGGAGCAACCCATACGGGAATCCATGGATAA
- a CDS encoding MFS transporter, with protein MMKDIFRALKYRNYRSFFVGQAISVIGTWMQQTAMSWLVYRITNSPWLLGTTAFFGQIPNLILAPFAGVFVDRFNKHKIVILTQTLALIQALILSILTLSGVIQVWHIILMNIFLGVVNSVDAPARQSFVVEMVDRKEDLANAIALNSFIFNSARLIGPTISGFVVALLGEGICFLINAISYLAVIIALLFMRLKPKKSIPTQNNILQNLKEGFVYSFKFLVVRYTLIYLSICSMVASFYQVLMPVFAGKVFHGGPQTLGFLMGALGIGTLIGALYVAGRKSILGIERNIAYSLVFMGLGLILFSISKTFILSFLLLILIGFTYIINVVSSNTLVQTVIDDEIRGRVMSFYVMFFMGAMPIGSFLGGALGNIIGPSYTVLLGGIICLLSFSFYYSRLSLLNTNIQKAIKKRDFVS; from the coding sequence ATTATGAAGGATATATTTAGAGCTTTAAAATATAGAAATTATCGTTCATTTTTTGTGGGACAGGCAATTTCTGTCATTGGCACCTGGATGCAGCAGACTGCAATGAGTTGGCTTGTATATAGAATTACAAATTCTCCTTGGCTTTTAGGTACCACCGCCTTTTTTGGGCAAATTCCTAATCTTATTTTAGCTCCTTTTGCAGGAGTATTTGTTGATAGGTTTAATAAGCATAAGATCGTAATACTTACTCAAACTTTAGCACTAATTCAGGCATTGATTCTTTCTATTCTAACCTTATCTGGAGTAATTCAAGTTTGGCATATTATTCTAATGAATATATTTCTTGGAGTTGTGAATTCTGTTGATGCACCTGCCCGTCAATCTTTTGTTGTTGAAATGGTGGATAGAAAAGAAGATTTAGCAAATGCGATAGCCCTTAACTCCTTTATTTTTAATAGTGCTCGTTTGATAGGTCCAACAATAAGTGGCTTTGTGGTTGCTCTCTTGGGAGAGGGGATTTGTTTCTTGATAAACGCTATATCTTATTTGGCGGTCATTATTGCTCTGCTATTTATGAGACTAAAGCCCAAGAAAAGCATTCCCACACAGAATAATATTTTGCAAAATTTAAAAGAAGGTTTTGTTTATTCGTTTAAATTCTTAGTTGTAAGATATACCTTAATATATTTAAGTATTTGCAGTATGGTTGCATCTTTTTACCAAGTTCTTATGCCAGTGTTTGCTGGAAAGGTTTTTCACGGAGGTCCTCAAACATTGGGTTTTCTTATGGGGGCTTTAGGAATAGGTACATTAATTGGAGCTCTTTATGTTGCTGGAAGGAAAAGTATATTAGGTATAGAGAGAAATATTGCATACTCTTTAGTATTCATGGGACTTGGTCTAATTCTTTTTTCTATATCTAAAACTTTTATCCTATCCTTTCTCCTTCTTATATTAATTGGATTCACCTATATAATAAATGTAGTGAGTAGTAATACTTTAGTTCAAACAGTTATAGATGATGAGATAAGGGGAAGAGTTATGAGCTTTTATGTTATGTTTTTTATGGGAGCCATGCCCATTGGTAGTTTTCTTGGTGGTGCATTAGGGAATATTATAGGACCATCCTATACAGTCCTTTTAGGAGGTATAATATGCCTCCTTTCATTTTCTTTCTATTATTCAAGGCTTTCTCTTTTAAACACTAATATTCAAAAGGCTATTAAAAAGAGAGATTTTGTCTCATAA
- a CDS encoding endonuclease: protein MKGIYILLINVEKDLKINVGSLGKIDFKKGIYCYVGSAQNNLEKRILRHISKNKRKFWHVDYLLSNRWANVIGVIYIEADKNMECKIARELEKKKDFIPKFGSSDCKCKSHLFRV from the coding sequence ATGAAGGGGATTTATATACTTCTCATTAATGTAGAGAAAGACTTAAAAATAAATGTGGGATCCTTAGGAAAAATAGATTTTAAAAAAGGAATTTACTGTTACGTAGGTTCTGCCCAAAATAATTTAGAAAAAAGAATACTTAGACATATTTCAAAAAATAAAAGAAAATTTTGGCATGTTGATTATCTATTAAGTAACAGGTGGGCTAATGTGATAGGAGTAATCTATATAGAAGCGGATAAAAATATGGAATGTAAAATTGCAAGAGAACTTGAAAAGAAAAAAGATTTTATTCCTAAATTTGGATCATCAGATTGTAAGTGTAAATCTCATCTTTTCAGGGTATAG
- a CDS encoding 1,4-beta-xylanase, with translation MRVFKILLILMLSLSITLIFTSKEVVMGGEIPSLWQVYKDYFPIGAAVSPETIEFYDELLKKHFNSLTPENQMKWEIIHPTPSTYRFEPADKIVEFAMENKMRVRGHTLVWHQQVPAWVFRDDNGNPVSKEILLQRLKEHIMKVVGYYKGKVAVWDVVNEAISDNPSEFLRDAPWYKIGGEEVIEKAFIWAHEADPNALLFYNDYNLEEPIKRDKAYQLVKKLKEKGIPIHGVGIQGHWLLQWPTPEMLEESIKKFASLGVKVEITELDVSIYRDRYENANFSKNPPQDRLDIQAQVYKRIFEVLRRNKNYVSGVTFWGVTDGVTWLDFWPVRGRKDYPLIFDANQNPKKAFWEIVNFNK, from the coding sequence ATGAGAGTCTTTAAAATTTTACTCATCCTTATGTTATCCCTTTCTATAACTTTAATTTTTACAAGTAAGGAGGTTGTTATGGGTGGTGAGATTCCTTCTCTTTGGCAGGTTTACAAAGATTACTTTCCTATTGGTGCAGCAGTTAGTCCTGAAACTATTGAGTTTTACGATGAGCTTTTGAAGAAACATTTTAATAGTTTGACTCCTGAGAACCAAATGAAATGGGAAATAATTCATCCTACCCCCTCAACTTACAGGTTTGAGCCTGCAGATAAAATTGTGGAATTTGCTATGGAGAATAAGATGAGAGTTAGAGGACATACATTAGTTTGGCATCAACAGGTGCCTGCCTGGGTTTTTAGGGATGATAATGGAAATCCAGTAAGTAAAGAGATACTTTTGCAGAGATTGAAGGAACATATTATGAAGGTGGTTGGTTATTATAAGGGTAAAGTGGCTGTTTGGGATGTGGTAAATGAAGCAATTTCTGATAATCCCAGTGAATTTTTGAGAGATGCTCCTTGGTATAAGATTGGAGGAGAGGAAGTTATAGAGAAAGCCTTTATTTGGGCGCATGAGGCAGATCCAAATGCTTTGCTTTTTTACAATGATTACAATTTAGAGGAACCAATAAAAAGGGATAAGGCATATCAGTTGGTTAAGAAATTAAAAGAAAAGGGTATTCCAATTCATGGTGTAGGAATACAGGGGCATTGGCTTTTACAATGGCCTACTCCTGAAATGCTTGAAGAATCAATTAAGAAATTTGCTTCTTTAGGCGTTAAGGTTGAGATTACAGAACTTGATGTTTCTATATATAGGGATAGATATGAGAATGCAAATTTCTCAAAAAATCCTCCTCAGGATCGTTTAGATATTCAAGCTCAAGTTTACAAGAGAATTTTTGAAGTATTAAGGAGAAATAAAAATTATGTTAGTGGAGTAACATTTTGGGGCGTAACTGATGGAGTTACATGGCTTGATTTTTGGCCTGTGAGAGGTAGGAAAGATTATCCTCTTATTTTTGATGCAAATCAAAATCCAAAGAAGGCGTTCTGGGAAATTGTAAACTTTAATAAATAA